The following are encoded together in the Serratia odorifera genome:
- a CDS encoding AraC family transcriptional regulator has product MNQTRLIGFAGPRLPTFRNRLARQISMFVGDEDERMTSLPGLSFAKVRKPMPRSSYLYEPSISMIVRGSKRVQLGGTTYLYDESRFLLTSVDLPTVTEVLEATEASPYLSLLMRLNLPVAREMIAEMGGPEAPLPGGTTGMSTGPATVDLFDAIERLVRLLDHPQDLEHIGALIQREIIYRILTSPAGARFRQTVMLGTRSQRTAKAISWLRDNYAQSMSIANLAEHAGMGISTLHHHFREITSMSPLQYQKHLRLHEARRILRSENVDAAIAALRVGYESPTQFNREYRRMFGASPIQDVTSFRMSQSGLD; this is encoded by the coding sequence TTGAACCAGACGAGACTGATCGGCTTCGCCGGGCCGAGACTTCCGACATTTCGCAATCGACTGGCCCGTCAGATATCAATGTTTGTGGGCGATGAAGATGAGCGAATGACATCGCTACCAGGTTTGAGCTTCGCCAAGGTCAGAAAACCAATGCCCCGTAGCTCTTATTTGTATGAGCCAAGCATCTCCATGATTGTACGAGGCAGCAAGCGTGTCCAGCTTGGGGGAACCACCTACCTTTATGATGAGTCTCGCTTTCTACTGACCTCCGTTGACCTGCCGACAGTAACTGAGGTTTTGGAAGCCACAGAGGCGTCTCCTTACCTTTCACTACTTATGCGGCTGAACCTACCTGTTGCAAGGGAAATGATTGCCGAAATGGGGGGACCCGAAGCGCCGCTTCCTGGTGGAACAACTGGGATGTCGACGGGACCGGCCACCGTTGACTTGTTTGACGCTATTGAGAGATTGGTCAGACTGCTCGATCATCCGCAAGACCTTGAGCATATTGGTGCCCTGATACAGCGCGAAATTATCTATCGAATTCTCACAAGCCCAGCAGGGGCAAGGTTCCGTCAAACCGTTATGTTAGGGACAAGAAGCCAACGGACTGCCAAGGCTATCTCATGGCTTCGGGATAACTATGCACAATCAATGAGTATCGCAAATTTGGCTGAGCACGCAGGCATGGGCATATCGACCCTTCACCATCATTTTCGCGAAATCACCTCCATGAGCCCCTTGCAGTACCAAAAGCATTTGCGTTTGCACGAAGCGCGCCGAATTCTTCGCAGCGAGAACGTAGACGCGGCGATAGCTGCTTTACGCGTAGGTTACGAAAGCCCCACGCAATTCAATCGTGAGTATCGAAGAATGTTTGGTGCGTCGCCGATTCAGGATGTGACATCGTTCCGGATGTCACAAAGCGGCCTCGACTAA
- a CDS encoding AraC family transcriptional regulator: protein MPVNKKPVTSPDEFNADAFSQAAIALHVSSSGEYAGQSPHSHRKGQLIISLRGAVSCEVEDALWLVPPGHAVWVPGKIPHSCRVTKNADTCFLFIEPGAAAMPEICCTLAMTSLVRELVLYLAEQGQAYSPDSKTARLAAVLLEHIPDVPVEALHLPVSDHPKIRNMAEALFNEPDDRRTLKQWAAHLVTSERSLARLIKEATGMSFGRWRQQLHLMIALSHLAEGQSVQRVAGTLGYDSVSAFITMFRKALGKSPTQYFSSLN, encoded by the coding sequence ATGCCAGTTAATAAAAAACCGGTGACCTCACCGGATGAGTTTAATGCCGATGCTTTCAGTCAGGCTGCTATCGCGCTGCATGTATCATCGTCAGGCGAGTATGCAGGTCAGAGTCCGCACTCTCACCGTAAGGGACAACTTATTATCTCTTTGCGCGGTGCAGTGAGCTGTGAGGTTGAGGATGCGCTGTGGCTTGTTCCACCGGGACATGCTGTCTGGGTTCCGGGTAAAATTCCCCACAGTTGCCGGGTCACGAAGAATGCAGATACCTGCTTTTTGTTCATCGAACCCGGCGCGGCAGCGATGCCGGAAATCTGCTGTACCCTGGCGATGACTTCTCTGGTCCGCGAGCTTGTTCTGTATCTGGCAGAGCAGGGACAGGCTTATTCTCCTGACAGTAAAACTGCCAGGCTCGCAGCGGTGCTGCTGGAGCATATTCCGGATGTGCCGGTTGAAGCGCTCCATCTTCCCGTATCCGATCATCCTAAAATCCGGAATATGGCGGAGGCACTTTTTAATGAGCCTGATGATCGGCGAACGTTAAAGCAGTGGGCTGCACATCTGGTCACCAGCGAACGATCGCTGGCCAGGCTGATAAAAGAGGCGACAGGAATGAGCTTTGGTCGCTGGCGTCAACAACTGCATTTGATGATTGCCCTGAGCCATCTGGCTGAAGGTCAGTCCGTGCAGCGTGTAGCCGGAACGCTGGGATATGATTCGGTCAGCGCGTTTATTACGATGTTCAGAAAAGCGCTGGGTAAATCACCGACGCAATATTTTTCGTCTCTAAACTAA
- a CDS encoding MFS transporter, giving the protein MSHTTNKWSSIILVTGILFIAINLRVPFTAIAPVLESIRHDFGLSITAVGLLNSLPLLAFAAFSPLSASISHKYGLERTLFGALAVISAGILLRSAGSVWALYGGTILIGIGIALGNVLLPGLIKRDFSGNVASVTGAYSITMGAAGAIGSAIVIPLTQGWGWNIALAMLVIAPLLALLLWLPQLKMKHQLPGEGEKKAATVAVWRSPLAWQVTLFMGLNAMPFYVAVGWLPAILTDSGLSSAQAGEVHGILQLTTAIPGLILAATLHRLNDQKAAAAGVSLLTAASFIGILYLPNLAMLWAALLGFGSGASMMLGLTFIGLRTKNAGDAAALSGMAQSVGYLMAAMGPLLLGKVQELSGGWTLPLLMTAAIAVAGACTGMAAGRNAHLEPAQQPG; this is encoded by the coding sequence ATGTCCCACACTACGAACAAGTGGTCTTCAATCATACTTGTGACCGGCATCCTTTTTATAGCTATCAACCTGCGTGTTCCTTTTACCGCTATCGCACCCGTTTTAGAGTCTATTCGCCATGATTTTGGGCTAAGTATTACTGCCGTTGGGTTGCTTAACTCGCTGCCTTTGCTGGCCTTTGCCGCCTTTTCACCGCTGAGCGCATCCATCTCACACAAGTACGGTCTTGAACGCACCCTTTTTGGTGCCTTGGCCGTGATTTCAGCGGGCATCCTGCTTCGCTCCGCAGGCAGTGTCTGGGCGCTTTATGGCGGAACCATATTGATAGGTATCGGGATTGCCCTCGGCAATGTCCTGCTGCCTGGCCTTATCAAACGTGACTTTTCTGGCAACGTGGCTTCCGTGACGGGGGCATATTCCATCACCATGGGCGCGGCTGGTGCTATTGGTTCAGCCATTGTCATTCCTCTGACGCAGGGCTGGGGCTGGAACATCGCGTTAGCCATGCTGGTTATTGCACCGCTGCTTGCGTTGCTTTTATGGTTGCCCCAGTTAAAGATGAAGCATCAGTTGCCAGGAGAGGGTGAGAAAAAAGCGGCGACCGTCGCGGTCTGGCGCTCGCCTCTGGCATGGCAGGTCACCTTGTTTATGGGCCTGAATGCGATGCCGTTTTATGTTGCTGTCGGCTGGCTACCCGCCATTCTAACGGACAGTGGACTCTCCTCAGCCCAGGCCGGTGAAGTACACGGCATTCTTCAGCTGACCACAGCTATTCCCGGCCTGATTCTGGCGGCCACGCTGCATCGCCTCAACGATCAGAAAGCAGCCGCTGCCGGCGTCAGCCTGTTAACCGCTGCGTCCTTTATCGGCATCCTATACCTGCCAAATCTGGCGATGTTGTGGGCTGCTCTTCTCGGCTTCGGCTCGGGTGCCAGTATGATGCTGGGCCTGACCTTCATCGGGCTACGTACCAAAAATGCCGGTGACGCCGCCGCGCTGTCAGGCATGGCGCAGAGCGTCGGTTATCTGATGGCGGCGATGGGTCCGCTGTTGCTGGGCAAAGTACAGGAGTTGTCCGGAGGCTGGACATTGCCATTACTGATGACCGCAGCAATCGCGGTCGCTGGTGCCTGCACAGGAATGGCTGCCGGACGAAATGCACACCTGGAACCGGCACAGCAGCCGGGCTGA
- a CDS encoding amidohydrolase family protein, with translation MTDYIRNIVNNQNVTSRATLIRGATILSMDGNVGNIERGDILINGSTITAVGQNLDVQGAHVIDATNMIAMPGMVDSHRHAWEGQLRRINPNATCLDDYSNATHFSFAKYYRPADIYVGNLLTALGAIDAGITMMIDNSHNSRTAAHSDAAVEALLDTGIRAIHASGAPVAGEWDKAHWPGNWQRLQDKYFTDNPESLVSLAVMAQLEPELWAEARRLGLSIVTEFFGAEMGSELESLHQQGLLGPDNIFNHCTALPDRGWKILREAGVRVNVCPRSDSHYGIESGMFAIEAAQRHGINPGLSVDNETSYSTDMFMEMRVAFYLQRVMGMHQQQCCDSEHALKTLPAAQLLKAATLDGAACAGLQDKVGSLTPGKQADLVLISVSDLNLYPSGNAFGTVVHAAERSNIDTVMIGGRIVKQNGKVLGVDSARLRAAIDESREHLFAASGYQPDIFADTFLPLVQAD, from the coding sequence ATGACCGACTACATCCGAAATATTGTTAACAATCAGAATGTCACTTCACGGGCTACGTTGATTCGTGGCGCGACGATACTGAGCATGGACGGGAACGTCGGTAACATTGAGCGCGGCGATATTCTCATCAACGGCTCAACGATTACCGCCGTGGGCCAGAACCTTGATGTGCAGGGTGCGCATGTCATTGATGCCACCAACATGATCGCCATGCCGGGAATGGTCGATTCTCATCGTCACGCATGGGAAGGACAGCTGCGCCGCATTAACCCAAACGCCACCTGCCTGGACGACTACAGCAACGCCACGCACTTCTCCTTCGCTAAATATTACCGTCCTGCCGATATCTATGTTGGCAACCTGCTGACGGCGCTGGGCGCTATTGACGCGGGCATCACCATGATGATCGATAACTCGCACAACAGCCGAACCGCAGCGCATTCCGATGCCGCCGTGGAGGCCCTGCTTGATACCGGCATTCGTGCCATTCATGCTTCCGGCGCACCGGTAGCTGGCGAATGGGATAAAGCCCACTGGCCGGGAAACTGGCAGCGTCTGCAGGATAAGTATTTCACCGACAACCCTGAAAGCCTGGTCTCTCTCGCCGTCATGGCCCAGCTGGAGCCGGAGTTGTGGGCCGAGGCCCGCAGGCTGGGACTGTCGATTGTCACTGAGTTCTTTGGCGCTGAGATGGGGTCTGAACTTGAGTCGCTGCATCAGCAAGGGCTGCTGGGTCCGGACAATATTTTCAATCACTGCACGGCGCTGCCCGACCGGGGATGGAAAATTCTACGGGAGGCCGGTGTCCGGGTGAATGTCTGCCCGCGCTCAGATTCGCACTATGGCATCGAAAGCGGGATGTTCGCCATTGAGGCCGCGCAGCGTCATGGCATCAACCCTGGCCTGAGCGTAGACAATGAAACGTCGTACAGCACCGATATGTTTATGGAGATGCGCGTCGCCTTTTACCTGCAGCGCGTGATGGGCATGCATCAGCAGCAGTGCTGCGATTCTGAACATGCGCTGAAAACGCTTCCGGCGGCGCAACTCCTTAAAGCCGCGACTCTTGATGGCGCTGCCTGTGCAGGGCTGCAGGACAAAGTGGGCAGCCTGACGCCAGGCAAACAAGCCGACCTGGTGCTGATTAGCGTCAGTGATCTCAATCTTTACCCGTCCGGCAATGCCTTTGGCACGGTGGTTCATGCCGCCGAGCGCAGCAACATCGACACCGTCATGATCGGCGGACGCATCGTTAAACAGAACGGTAAGGTGCTGGGCGTAGACAGCGCGCGACTACGTGCGGCGATTGATGAGTCGCGTGAGCACCTTTTTGCAGCCTCTGGCTACCAGCCTGACATTTTTGCTGACACCTTCCTGCCGCTGGTGCAGGCCGACTGA
- a CDS encoding DMT family transporter — protein sequence MGMIYYVIAFAAGLGITLQTTLNSQLAKGLGGDPVTAALFSFTAGAFSLGIYALLRGGLMTSLAAIPSQPLWSLAGGMIGACALFSYVVLAPKIGFSALLGLAIVGQLLSSQMIDHFGLLGAVRRPVSLLRLGGMVVMLIGLAVMLFGDRLSARFLQ from the coding sequence ATGGGCATGATCTATTACGTAATCGCTTTTGCCGCAGGTCTGGGGATCACCCTGCAGACGACCCTGAACAGCCAGCTGGCAAAGGGACTGGGCGGCGACCCGGTCACTGCGGCGCTGTTTTCATTTACGGCGGGCGCGTTCAGTCTGGGGATTTACGCGCTGCTGCGGGGTGGGTTGATGACATCGCTAGCGGCGATCCCGTCGCAACCCCTCTGGAGTCTGGCGGGCGGAATGATAGGCGCATGTGCCCTGTTCAGCTATGTCGTGCTTGCGCCGAAAATCGGGTTTTCAGCTCTGCTCGGGCTGGCGATTGTCGGACAGTTACTTTCCTCGCAGATGATTGACCATTTTGGCTTGCTGGGCGCTGTGCGGCGTCCGGTTTCGTTACTCAGGCTGGGGGGAATGGTTGTCATGCTGATCGGACTTGCCGTCATGCTTTTCGGCGATCGGCTCTCTGCACGTTTTCTGCAGTAA
- a CDS encoding SMP-30/gluconolactonase/LRE family protein has product MFSIAAEVRNTLGECPLWCERTRRLYWTDIEASELLAIEEGNDAVMRWSLPERLGSFALTEQSHILLMGFASRLAFYDLNSGLITPVAASPGGTGTRIGDGRCDRAGNFVFGTMDDGYPVKVIGKFHRLNAATLTVEMLALPDVAIPNSICFSPDGGTLYYCDSMQGRIMCCDYPSLQNQRVFAESEGSGAPDGSCVDEMGYLWNAEWGGNRVVRYRPDGTTDVILTSPGIQSTCPTLAGEGFTRLYCTTATVGLTALSEYDGALLKAKSDLSPGLPENRFAAHTV; this is encoded by the coding sequence ATGTTTTCAATTGCAGCTGAGGTCAGGAATACGCTCGGAGAGTGCCCGCTGTGGTGTGAAAGAACCCGCAGGCTCTACTGGACTGACATTGAAGCCAGTGAACTGCTCGCCATAGAAGAAGGCAATGATGCTGTGATGCGCTGGTCGCTGCCTGAACGCCTCGGCTCCTTTGCACTGACTGAACAAAGTCACATTCTGCTGATGGGATTCGCGTCAAGGCTGGCTTTCTATGATCTCAACAGCGGGTTAATTACCCCAGTGGCCGCTTCACCGGGAGGCACCGGCACCCGCATAGGTGATGGACGATGTGACCGTGCCGGTAATTTTGTCTTCGGGACGATGGATGACGGTTATCCCGTTAAAGTCATCGGTAAGTTTCATCGACTCAACGCGGCAACGCTGACTGTTGAGATGCTTGCACTGCCCGATGTCGCTATACCGAACAGCATCTGTTTCAGCCCCGATGGCGGCACGCTCTATTACTGTGACTCGATGCAGGGTCGGATAATGTGCTGTGATTACCCCTCGCTGCAGAACCAGCGCGTGTTCGCCGAAAGCGAAGGCAGCGGCGCGCCTGACGGCTCCTGCGTGGATGAGATGGGCTATCTATGGAATGCTGAATGGGGGGGGAACCGTGTTGTCCGTTACCGCCCGGATGGGACCACAGACGTTATTCTGACGTCACCTGGAATCCAGAGCACCTGTCCGACACTCGCCGGTGAGGGTTTTACCCGTCTCTATTGCACCACGGCTACAGTGGGACTCACTGCGCTGTCTGAATATGACGGTGCATTGCTCAAAGCTAAATCTGATCTCAGTCCCGGATTACCTGAAAACCGCTTTGCGGCACACACAGTTTAA
- a CDS encoding response regulator: MKILLIEDDLDLGNGVRIALADQGLDVIWVRRKVDALHQLDACVPELVLLDLGLPDGDGMSLMAYLRQQLKGIPVIILTARGTLQDRLCGLDAGADDYLVKPFVLAELLARVRALARRSYGFKNEVIEIRGLSLHVPTRRVTVSARNVELTASEYALLETLMMRTDRVLTRRFLEERIFGAKENMSNALDVHMGNLRRKIGDGYVRTVRGVGYVIDTVPIQKGAG; this comes from the coding sequence GTGAAAATTCTCCTCATCGAAGACGACCTGGATCTCGGCAACGGCGTACGTATTGCCCTTGCAGATCAAGGATTAGATGTAATATGGGTTCGCCGCAAAGTGGATGCGCTGCATCAACTCGATGCCTGCGTGCCGGAACTTGTGTTGCTCGACCTCGGACTGCCCGACGGCGATGGCATGAGCCTGATGGCGTACTTGCGCCAGCAGCTCAAGGGGATCCCCGTCATCATTCTGACCGCGCGAGGCACTCTGCAGGATCGCCTGTGCGGGCTGGATGCCGGTGCTGACGACTATCTCGTCAAACCTTTTGTTCTCGCCGAGTTGTTGGCCAGGGTAAGAGCACTTGCGCGACGCAGTTACGGTTTTAAGAATGAGGTGATAGAAATTCGTGGGTTATCTCTCCACGTGCCGACTCGTCGCGTGACAGTGAGCGCGCGGAATGTTGAGTTGACGGCAAGTGAATATGCGCTGCTTGAAACTTTAATGATGCGCACTGATCGCGTGCTTACACGAAGGTTTCTGGAGGAAAGGATATTCGGCGCAAAAGAAAATATGAGCAATGCACTCGATGTGCATATGGGTAATTTACGTCGCAAAATCGGCGACGGTTATGTACGAACGGTGAGGGGCGTAGGGTATGTCATTGATACCGTACCGATTCAGAAAGGGGCCGGTTGA
- a CDS encoding MipA/OmpV family protein: MSNFELRHKFPYSLSGRTLKKMLPGALLALLATPTLAAEPQQGNALTLGGGVDVTPLYSGSDENRVTTALLLDYSMHNGFFVSTTRGIGYGNSTGKLDYSTALSYRAGRKDHDVDSDSLSDGSDDLRGMGDVKGSAIGALGLGYKVTDWLHLQLQAEVPFSQRDNGAAVHFGIISPLYNSSENTVTMALTSSWGTGNYMQTYYGVSSSQSAASGFSQYDAGSGIYAVNTDRILTHPAKVKLTHPL, from the coding sequence ATGAGCAACTTCGAACTGCGTCATAAGTTCCCCTATTCACTCTCAGGACGCACCCTGAAAAAAATGCTGCCGGGCGCGCTGCTGGCGTTACTGGCCACCCCAACACTTGCGGCAGAACCACAACAGGGTAACGCCTTAACGTTGGGAGGAGGCGTGGATGTTACGCCACTTTATTCTGGTTCGGATGAAAACCGCGTCACGACAGCCCTGTTACTTGATTACTCGATGCATAATGGGTTCTTCGTGAGTACCACGCGGGGTATCGGTTACGGCAACAGCACCGGCAAGCTGGATTACAGTACTGCGCTGAGCTATCGCGCAGGCCGTAAGGATCATGACGTGGACAGCGACTCACTGAGCGATGGCAGTGACGACTTGCGGGGTATGGGCGATGTCAAAGGCTCGGCTATCGGGGCATTGGGTCTGGGGTATAAGGTCACCGACTGGCTTCATTTGCAATTGCAGGCTGAGGTGCCGTTTTCTCAACGGGACAATGGCGCGGCCGTGCATTTCGGTATTATCAGCCCGCTTTATAACTCATCGGAAAATACCGTGACGATGGCGCTGACCAGCAGTTGGGGAACAGGCAACTATATGCAAACTTACTACGGGGTAAGTTCATCACAGTCAGCCGCATCGGGGTTTAGTCAATATGATGCCGGTTCCGGGATTTATGCTGTCAATACCGATCGAATTCTGACCCACCCTGCCAAAGTAAAACTGACCCACCCCCTTTGA
- the istB gene encoding IS21-like element helper ATPase IstB has translation MNLQHDRITALCEQLKLDRLPAEWPGVAQATIDNSGTHADFLEAVLQLQHDGLNERRRQTILRLSGLPVIKTLEQFDYAYASGVPRSQIQELAGLAFIERQENVVLLGPSGVGKTHLATAIGYKAAMAGLSIRFITAADMMLQLMASHRQGDLKGYLNRVVGKPKLLIIDEVGYLPFGKMEANLFFQVVAKRYESGSVILTSNLPFTQWSGTFGDDETLTAAMLDRLLHHAHIAQISGQSYRLKDKLKSGQLQKKTKATALE, from the coding sequence ATGAACCTTCAGCATGATCGTATTACAGCGCTTTGCGAACAACTCAAGCTCGACCGCCTGCCGGCAGAGTGGCCCGGTGTGGCACAGGCGACCATCGACAACAGCGGCACACATGCCGACTTCCTGGAAGCCGTTTTGCAGCTCCAGCATGATGGCCTGAACGAACGGCGTCGGCAGACCATTTTGCGGTTATCAGGCCTGCCGGTGATAAAAACACTGGAGCAGTTCGATTACGCCTATGCCAGCGGCGTTCCACGAAGCCAGATCCAGGAGTTAGCGGGTCTTGCATTTATAGAGCGTCAGGAGAACGTTGTCCTGCTCGGGCCTTCTGGCGTCGGCAAGACGCACCTGGCGACCGCGATTGGCTATAAAGCCGCGATGGCGGGTTTAAGCATTCGGTTCATCACCGCCGCCGATATGATGCTGCAACTGATGGCGTCACACCGTCAGGGTGATCTGAAGGGCTACCTGAACCGCGTCGTAGGTAAGCCTAAGTTGTTGATCATCGACGAAGTGGGCTATCTGCCGTTCGGCAAAATGGAGGCGAACCTGTTCTTCCAGGTTGTCGCTAAACGGTATGAGTCAGGCAGCGTGATCCTGACCAGCAACCTGCCGTTTACGCAGTGGTCAGGAACGTTTGGTGATGACGAGACGCTGACGGCGGCAATGCTGGATCGGCTGCTTCACCATGCGCATATCGCGCAAATCAGCGGTCAAAGCTATCGACTGAAAGATAAGCTGAAAAGCGGCCAACTCCAGAAGAAAACGAAAGCAACAGCGCTCGAGTAA
- the istA gene encoding IS21 family transposase has translation MMTLETRVEISVLHRQGMSIRAIARQLSCSRETVRRYIRSPLPVADMRYKPRAPRPCKLDPFKTYILERVAAARPQWIPASVLLREIRQRGYEGGYSMLTAFLHPMKQPVTEEVTRFETEPGFQMQVDFTIIRLGHNPLLAFVATLGWSRATFVKFYSNQDSAAWCDGIESALRFFGGTPHQLLFDNAKAIIIERDVYGPGKHRWNPQLMHVAEKYAFTPKVCRPYRAKTKGKVERFNHYLKNSFIVPLTVTFRQAGLVLDVPAANARIGEWLVTVANTRVHGTTGVPPEQRMPRERAALLPLPKVTLALPAPVPTLKQRPLPTESLQHPLATYQALLEVPA, from the coding sequence ATGATGACATTGGAGACCAGAGTGGAGATTAGTGTTTTACACCGTCAGGGCATGTCGATACGCGCCATCGCGCGCCAGCTTTCATGCTCTCGTGAGACCGTTCGCAGATATATCCGTAGCCCGCTGCCCGTAGCGGATATGCGCTACAAGCCTCGCGCACCCAGACCCTGCAAGCTTGACCCGTTCAAGACCTATATCCTTGAGCGCGTGGCCGCTGCCAGGCCCCAGTGGATACCCGCCAGTGTGCTGCTGCGTGAGATCCGTCAGCGTGGTTACGAGGGCGGTTACAGCATGCTGACCGCTTTCCTGCACCCCATGAAGCAGCCCGTTACTGAAGAGGTCACGCGCTTCGAGACCGAGCCTGGCTTTCAGATGCAGGTTGATTTCACCATCATCAGGCTCGGTCATAACCCACTGCTGGCCTTCGTCGCCACGCTGGGCTGGAGCCGCGCAACTTTCGTCAAGTTCTACAGCAACCAGGACTCCGCTGCCTGGTGTGACGGCATTGAGTCTGCGCTCAGGTTCTTCGGCGGGACGCCGCATCAGCTGCTGTTCGACAACGCCAAGGCCATCATCATTGAGCGCGATGTCTACGGCCCCGGCAAGCATCGCTGGAACCCACAGTTGATGCACGTTGCCGAGAAGTATGCCTTTACCCCCAAGGTCTGCCGCCCCTATCGCGCCAAGACCAAGGGCAAGGTTGAGCGGTTTAACCATTACCTCAAGAACAGCTTTATCGTGCCCCTTACCGTGACCTTCCGGCAAGCCGGGCTGGTACTGGATGTTCCCGCTGCCAACGCTCGCATTGGCGAGTGGCTGGTCACCGTTGCGAACACGCGAGTTCATGGCACCACAGGCGTACCGCCTGAGCAGCGCATGCCGCGCGAACGCGCAGCATTATTGCCGTTACCGAAGGTGACGTTGGCATTGCCTGCCCCCGTCCCAACACTCAAGCAGCGTCCGCTGCCGACCGAGAGCCTGCAACATCCTCTTGCAACGTATCAGGCCTTGCTGGAGGTGCCAGCATGA
- a CDS encoding DcrB-related protein, whose amino-acid sequence MSDFSRCAFSEGSVSLPDGYSDRTVNVLLAGDDFSPSLNISRDALQPDEALADYITRQLDELSRGLKGWVLKNREPAVLGQTQLQGECVHASYLRDGKRVWQRQSVFALQEGRVLVFTLAHTRKLLPQDEVLLQQVLDSYQPA is encoded by the coding sequence ATGTCTGATTTTTCCCGCTGCGCCTTTTCTGAAGGCAGCGTTTCCCTGCCGGACGGTTACAGCGACCGCACTGTCAATGTTCTGTTGGCCGGCGATGACTTCTCCCCCTCCCTGAATATTTCCCGTGATGCGCTGCAGCCTGATGAGGCGCTGGCCGACTACATCACGCGTCAGCTCGATGAGTTGTCCCGGGGCCTGAAAGGCTGGGTGCTGAAAAACCGTGAACCGGCCGTGCTGGGCCAAACTCAGCTGCAGGGCGAATGCGTACACGCCAGTTATCTGCGCGACGGCAAACGCGTCTGGCAGCGCCAGTCGGTGTTTGCGCTGCAGGAAGGGCGCGTACTGGTATTCACCCTGGCGCATACGCGTAAATTATTGCCGCAGGATGAAGTCTTGCTGCAGCAGGTTCTGGACAGTTATCAGCCGGCATAA
- a CDS encoding TIGR03757 family integrating conjugative element protein, with amino-acid sequence MKISTLLTLFPLLMPASVLAGTVLYTDSHHPPSNIDASVSVIYLDGPEQLQKQMFGELSSNPDEAERQAQAVLKSPQWQANEQQLTTVYRAVVRAWELGVKKVPAVVFDDTDVVYGTSDVAQAVALRAQAQGGQ; translated from the coding sequence ATGAAAATCAGCACGTTGCTGACGTTGTTCCCTCTGCTGATGCCGGCATCGGTGCTTGCCGGCACGGTACTCTATACCGATTCCCACCACCCTCCGAGCAACATCGATGCCTCGGTATCTGTGATTTATCTTGACGGCCCGGAACAGCTGCAGAAGCAAATGTTCGGTGAGCTGTCGTCAAACCCCGATGAGGCCGAGCGCCAGGCGCAAGCCGTGCTGAAATCACCGCAATGGCAGGCGAACGAGCAGCAGCTGACCACCGTTTACCGTGCGGTGGTGCGTGCCTGGGAACTGGGCGTCAAAAAAGTGCCGGCGGTGGTGTTTGATGACACCGATGTGGTGTACGGCACTTCGGATGTTGCGCAGGCTGTGGCGCTGCGCGCCCAGGCGCAGGGAGGACAGTGA